TGCGGGCTCATGGTTGTTTAGTCTCCTTCCAAGTTTTTACAAGGAAAAGTGCTATAGCTCCTGCTAGGATGACTGCTAGCTCTGCATGTCTGTCATCGGGGACTGGAGAGTTCATGCCTTTGCCATGTGCATCGCTCAACTTGTTCCTCATAGCGCCTACACCCTCAACAATAGCGATGCA
This genomic stretch from Dehalococcoidia bacterium harbors:
- a CDS encoding abortive infection family protein, which translates into the protein MVEGVGAMRNKLSDAHGKGMNSPVPDDRHAELAVILAGAIALFLVKTWKETKQP